A window from Cinclus cinclus chromosome 4, bCinCin1.1, whole genome shotgun sequence encodes these proteins:
- the RPL3 gene encoding large ribosomal subunit protein uL3: protein MEFRIHPQSHRKFSAPRHGSLGFLPRKRSSRHRGKVKSFPKDDPSKPVHLTAFLGYKAGMTHIVREVDRPGSKVNKKEVVEAVTIIETPPMVIVGVVGYVQTPRGLRSFKTIFAEHISDECKRRFYKNWHKSKKKAFTKYCKKWQDEEGKKQLEKDFNSMKKYCQVIRVMAHTQMRLLPLRQKKSHLMEIQVNGGTVAEKVDWAREKLEQQVPVSTVFGQDEMIDVIGVTKGKGYKGVTSRWHTKKLPRKTHRGLRKVACIGAWHPARVAFSVARAGQKGYHHRTEINKKIYKIGQGYQIKDGKLIKNNASTDYDLSDKSINPLGGFVHYGEVTNDFIMVKGCVVGTKKRVLTLRKSLLVQTKRRALEKIDLKFIDTTSKFGHGRFQTAEEKKAFMGPLKKDRIAKEEAA, encoded by the exons ATGGAATTCAGAATTCACCCACAG TCTCACCGCAAGTTCTCGGCCCCGAGGCACGGCTCCCTGGGCTTCCTGCCCCGCAAGcgcagcagcaggcacaggggCAAGGTCAAGAGCTTTCCCAAAGATGACCCCAGCAAGCCTGTCCACCTCACTGCCTTCCTGGGGTACAAAGCTGGCATGACCCACATTGTCCGGGAAGTGGACAGACCTGGATCTA AGGTGAACAAGAAGGAGGTGGTGGAGGCAGTCACTATTATAGAGACCCCTCCCATGGTCATTGTGGGCGTTGTGGGATACGTGCAGACTCCTCGTGGTCTCCGTAGCTTCAAGACCATCTTTGCTGAGCACATCAGCGATGAGTGCAAGCGCCGCTTCTACAAGAACTG GCACAAGTCCAAGAAGAAGGCCTTCACCAAATACTGCAAGAAGTGGCAAGATGAGGAGGGCAAAAAGCAGTTGGAGAAAGATTTCAATAGCATGAAGAAGTACTGCCAGGTTATTAGAGTCATGGCTCACACTCAG ATGCGTTTGCTCCCCCTGAGACAGAAGAAGTCTCACCTGATGGAGATCCAGGTGAATGGTGGCACTGTTGCTGAGAAAGTGGATTGGGCCCGGGagaagctggagcagcaggtgcCTGTGTCAACAGTCTTTGGCCAGGATGAGATGATAGATGTTATTGGAGTCACCAAGGGCAAGGGATATAAAG GTGTCACCAGCCGCTGGCACACCAAGAAGCTGCCACGCAAGACTCACCGGGGCCTGCGGAAGGTGGCCTGCATTGGTGCCTGGCACCCTGCCCGTGTGGCCTTCTCTGTGGCCCGTGCGGGCCAGAAGGGCTACCACCACCGCACTGAGATCAACAAGAAG ATTTACAAGATTGGCCAAGGTTACCAAATCAAGGATGGAAAGCTGATCAAAAACAATGCATCAACTGATTATGACTTGTCTGACAAGAGCATTAACCCTTTG GGAGGCTTTGTCCACTACGGTGAGGTGACCAATGACTTCATCATGGTGAAGGGCTGTGTTGTAGGGACCAAGAAGAGGGTCCTGACCCTGCGCAAG TCCCTGCTTGTGCAGACCAAACGCCGGGCCCTGGAGAAGATTGACTTGAAGTTCATTGACACAACCTCCAAATTTGGTCATGGCCGCTTCCAGACAGCTGAGGAAAAGAAGGCTTTCATG ggaccACTCAAGAAGGATCGCATTGCAAAAGAGGAGGCAGCCTAA
- the SYNGR1 gene encoding synaptogyrin-1, which translates to MDGGAFGAGKAGGAFDPQAFIRQPQTILRFVSWVFSIVVFGSIVNEGYVNRMDEVEEHCIFNRNHNACNYGITVGVLAFLSCLLYLALDAYFPQISSVKDRKKAVLSDIGVSAFWAFLWFVGFCFLTNQWQASKPEDNPLNEGGDAARAAIAFSFFSIFTWVGQAFLAYQRFQLGADSALFSQDYMDPSQDSSMPYAPYTNEEDATDAVGTYQQPPPADAFDTETQGYQTQNY; encoded by the exons ATGGACGGGGGCGCCTTCGGAGCGGGGAAAGCCGGCGGCGCCTTCGACCCGCAGGCCTTCATTCGGCAGCCGCAGACCATCCTGCGGTTCGTCTCCTGG GTGTTCTCTATCGTGGTGTTCGGCTCCATTGTCAATGAAGGGTACGTGAACCGTATGGATGAGGTAGAAGAGCACTGCATTTTCAACCGCAATCACAATGCCTGCAACTATGGCATTACCGTGGGTGTCCTCGCCTTCCTCAGCTGCCTTCTTTACCTGGCTCTGGATGCCTACTTCCCGCAGATCAGCAGCGTCAAGGACCGCAAGAAGGCAGTGCTCTCGGACATCGGAGTCTCGG CCTTTTGGGCATTCCTCTGGTTCGTTGGCTTCTGCTTTCTGACCAACCAGTGGCAAGCTTCGAAACCAGAGGACAACCCACTGAATGAGGGAGGGGATGCAGCCCGAGCAGCCATCGCATTCTCATTCTTCTCCATCTTTACCTGG GTGGGCCAGGCATTCCTGGCGTATCAGCGTTTCCAGCTGGGTGCCGATTCGGCCCTCTTCTCCCAGGACTACATGGACCCAAGCCAGGACTCCAGCATGCCTTATGCTCCCTACACGAACGAGGAGGATGCTACAGATGCGGTGGGGACATACCAGCAGCCCCCTCCAGCAGATGCTTTCGACACTGAGACACAGGGGTACCAAACGCAGAACTACTGA
- the TAB1 gene encoding TGF-beta-activated kinase 1 and MAP3K7-binding protein 1 isoform X1 yields MAAQRRSLLQSEQQPSWTDDLPSCHLSGVGSAPNRSYSADGKGTEGHPLEDNWLKFRSENNCYLYGVFNGYDGNRVTNFVGQRLSAELLLGQLHADHSDADVRRVLLQAFDVVERSFLESIDDALAEKASLQSQLPEGVPHHQLPPQYQKIVERLKVVEQEISGGAMAIVAVVLNNKLYIANVGTNRALLCKSTVDGLQVTQLNVDHTTENEDELFRFSQLGLDAGKIKQVGTIRGQESTRRIGDYKVKYGYTDIELLSAAKSKPIIAEPEIHGGHSLDGVTGFLVLMSEGLYKALEAAHGPGQANQEIAAMIATEFAKQTSLDAVAQAVVDRVKRIHCDTFASGGERSKFCPRHEDMTLLVRNFGYPLGEMSQPTLTPTQGGRVYPVSVPYSSSQSTSKTSVTLSLVMPSQGQMVNGAHSSSTLDEATPTLTNQSPTVTLQSTNTHTQSSSSSSDGGLFRSRPTHSLQPDEDGRVEPYVDFAEFYRLWNMDHGEQGALTVS; encoded by the exons ATGGCGGCGCAGAGGAGGAGTCTGCTGCAGAGT GAACAGCAGCCCAGTTGGACAGATGACTTACCATCCTGCCATCTCTCTGGGGTGGGCTCAGCTCCAAACCGTTCCTACAGTGCAGATGGCAAGGGGACAGAGGGTCACCCCTTGGAGGATAACTGGTTAAAATTCAG GAGTGAGAACAACTGCTACCTCTATGGTGTTTTCAATGGTTATGATGGCAACCGAGTCACCAACTTCGTGGGTCAGAGGCTCtcagcagaactgctgctgggccagctccATGCAGATCACAGCGACGCTGACGTGCGTCGAGTTCTGCTGCAG GCTTTTGATGTGGTGGAAAGGAGCTTCCTGGAGTCCATTGATGATGCCTTGGCAGAGAAGGCCAGCCTGCAATCTCAGCTACCAGAG GGTGTCCCTCACCACCAACTCCCTCCTCAGTACCAGAAGATTGTGGAGAGATTGAAGGTTGTAGAGCAGGAGATATCTGGAGGAGCCATGGCTATTGTGGCTGTCGTTCTCAACAACAAGCTCTACATCGCCAATGTGG GTACCAATCGGGCACTGCTATGCAAGTCCACGGTGGATGGGCTGCAGGTGACTCAGCTCAACGTGGACCATACAACAGAGAATGAAGATGAACTTTTTCGCTTCTCTCAGCTGG GCTTGGatgcagggaaaataaaacaagtggGAACTATTCGTGGGCAGGAAAGCACTCGGCGCATTGGAGATTACAAAGTCAAATATGGCTACACTGATATTGAACTGCTCAG TGCTGCTAAATCTAAGCCCATCATAGCAGAGCCTGAAATCCACGGCGGGCACTCGCTGGATGGGGTGACGGGCTTCTTGGTGCTCATGTCGGAAGGGCTCTACAAAGCACTGGAGGCAGCTCACGGGCCAGGGCAGGCCAACCAG GAAATTGCAGCCATGATAGCCACAGAGTTTGCCAAGCAGACGTCACTGGATGCTGTGGCACAAGCAGTGGTGGACCGGGTTAAGCGCATTCACTGTGACACTTTTGCCAGTGGTGGGGAGCGGTCCAAATTCTGTCCCCGTCATGAAGACATGACACTGCTTGTGAGGAATTTTGGATACCCTCTGGGTGAGATGAGCCAGCCCACGCTGACACCAACACAAG gAGGCCGTGTTTACCCAGTCTCTGTGCCATATTCCAGCTCCCAAAGCACAAGCAAGACAAGTGTCACGCTGTCTCTTGTCATGCCTTCTCAAGGCCAGATGGTCAAtggtgcccacagcagctcaaCTCTGGATGAAGCCACCCCCACCCTCACTAA CCAAAGCCCAACTGTGACTCTGCAGTCGACCAATACTCACACGCAGAGCAGCAGCTCGAGTTCAGATGGAGGTCTCTTCCGCTCCCGACCCACCCACTCGCTCCAGCCGGATGAGGATGGGCGTGTGGAGCCCTACGTGGATTTTGCGGAGTTTTACCGGCTTTGGAACATGGACCATGGCGAGCAGGGAGCACTGACTGTGTCTTAA
- the TAB1 gene encoding TGF-beta-activated kinase 1 and MAP3K7-binding protein 1 isoform X2, whose product MAAQRRSLLQSEQQPSWTDDLPSCHLSGVGSAPNRSYSADGKGTEGHPLEDNWLKFRSENNCYLYGVFNGYDGNRVTNFVGQRLSAELLLGQLHADHSDADVRRVLLQAFDVVERSFLESIDDALAEKASLQSQLPEGVPHHQLPPQYQKIVERLKVVEQEISGGAMAIVAVVLNNKLYIANVGTNRALLCKSTVDGLQVTQLNVDHTTENEDELFRFSQLGLDAGKIKQVGTIRGQESTRRIGDYKVKYGYTDIELLSAAKSKPIIAEPEIHGGHSLDGVTGFLVLMSEGLYKALEAAHGPGQANQEIAAMIATEFAKQTSLDAVAQAVVDRVKRIHCDTFASGGERSKFCPRHEDMTLLVRNFGYPLGEMSQPTLTPSPFSGGRVYPVSVPYSSSQSTSKTSVTLSLVMPSQGQMVNGAHSSSTLDEATPTLTNQSPTVTLQSTNTHTQSSSSSSDGGLFRSRPTHSLQPDEDGRVEPYVDFAEFYRLWNMDHGEQGALTVS is encoded by the exons ATGGCGGCGCAGAGGAGGAGTCTGCTGCAGAGT GAACAGCAGCCCAGTTGGACAGATGACTTACCATCCTGCCATCTCTCTGGGGTGGGCTCAGCTCCAAACCGTTCCTACAGTGCAGATGGCAAGGGGACAGAGGGTCACCCCTTGGAGGATAACTGGTTAAAATTCAG GAGTGAGAACAACTGCTACCTCTATGGTGTTTTCAATGGTTATGATGGCAACCGAGTCACCAACTTCGTGGGTCAGAGGCTCtcagcagaactgctgctgggccagctccATGCAGATCACAGCGACGCTGACGTGCGTCGAGTTCTGCTGCAG GCTTTTGATGTGGTGGAAAGGAGCTTCCTGGAGTCCATTGATGATGCCTTGGCAGAGAAGGCCAGCCTGCAATCTCAGCTACCAGAG GGTGTCCCTCACCACCAACTCCCTCCTCAGTACCAGAAGATTGTGGAGAGATTGAAGGTTGTAGAGCAGGAGATATCTGGAGGAGCCATGGCTATTGTGGCTGTCGTTCTCAACAACAAGCTCTACATCGCCAATGTGG GTACCAATCGGGCACTGCTATGCAAGTCCACGGTGGATGGGCTGCAGGTGACTCAGCTCAACGTGGACCATACAACAGAGAATGAAGATGAACTTTTTCGCTTCTCTCAGCTGG GCTTGGatgcagggaaaataaaacaagtggGAACTATTCGTGGGCAGGAAAGCACTCGGCGCATTGGAGATTACAAAGTCAAATATGGCTACACTGATATTGAACTGCTCAG TGCTGCTAAATCTAAGCCCATCATAGCAGAGCCTGAAATCCACGGCGGGCACTCGCTGGATGGGGTGACGGGCTTCTTGGTGCTCATGTCGGAAGGGCTCTACAAAGCACTGGAGGCAGCTCACGGGCCAGGGCAGGCCAACCAG GAAATTGCAGCCATGATAGCCACAGAGTTTGCCAAGCAGACGTCACTGGATGCTGTGGCACAAGCAGTGGTGGACCGGGTTAAGCGCATTCACTGTGACACTTTTGCCAGTGGTGGGGAGCGGTCCAAATTCTGTCCCCGTCATGAAGACATGACACTGCTTGTGAGGAATTTTGGATACCCTCTGGGTGAGATGAGCCAGCCCACGCTGACACC ttctcctttctcaggAGGCCGTGTTTACCCAGTCTCTGTGCCATATTCCAGCTCCCAAAGCACAAGCAAGACAAGTGTCACGCTGTCTCTTGTCATGCCTTCTCAAGGCCAGATGGTCAAtggtgcccacagcagctcaaCTCTGGATGAAGCCACCCCCACCCTCACTAA CCAAAGCCCAACTGTGACTCTGCAGTCGACCAATACTCACACGCAGAGCAGCAGCTCGAGTTCAGATGGAGGTCTCTTCCGCTCCCGACCCACCCACTCGCTCCAGCCGGATGAGGATGGGCGTGTGGAGCCCTACGTGGATTTTGCGGAGTTTTACCGGCTTTGGAACATGGACCATGGCGAGCAGGGAGCACTGACTGTGTCTTAA